The segment GAATGCAGCAGCCCGTTACTGGCTGAAGCAGATCTGGAACCTGGAGCTGCTGGAAGAAGGGCAGCTTCCCGGTCCGGTGCGTGCCGTCTGCCTGCGGGTGCTCGGCGCGAAGAAGCCCGCCGGAACCGGGACTTCTCAGGCAAGAATAAGTCTCCCAACCGGAGACGGGGCGTATCTGACAGTTACCGCAAGTTTGCTTGGCGGCCCGCAGAGACAGCTCGCCGTATCCTTGGTGAGTGCCCGCTCCGGGGATGTCTTCCGGCTGCTGGCCGAAGCCTTCGCCCTTACTGCGCGGGAGAAGGAGCTGGCAGAGCTGCTGGCGCTGGGGTTATCGACCAAGGAGCTGGCGGAATCGCTGCATATCTCCGCCTACACCGTGCAGGATCATTTGAAGTCCATCTTCGCCAAGACAGGCGTGTCCAGCCGCAGAGAGCTGATCAGCCGGCTGTTTTCACGATAGAGGAGGTGGGGGGGGCCGGGTCCAAAAGAGAAGTAGCAGTGATGTCTTTCAGCCTTAACATTTCGCTGCTCTCTAGTCATATCTGTTTCGCCTTCTCGCGCTCAAGACTGTGTTATTTTGCTACATGTCACAAGGGGCTGTCCCAAAAGCCATGAAATGGCTGCTTGGGACAGCTCCATTAAATCGGCCGGAAGCGGGCCGGATGGGAAAATGAAAGGGATAAATCCCATTAAATCGGCCGGAAGTGGGCCGGATGGGAAAATGAAAGGGATAAATCCCATTAAATCGGCCGGAAGCGGGCCGGATGGGAAAATGAAAGGGATAAATCCCATTAAATCGGCCGGAAGCGGGCCGGATGGGGAAATGAAAGGGATAAATCCCATTAAATCGGCCGGAAGTGGGCCGGATGGAGAACTGAAAGGGGCTGTCTCAAAAGTGATTTTCTATGAGCGACGACAGCCACTTGCAGAAATCCCCGGAAGCCTCGATTGTTCTTCAGTTGTCCAAGCAATTTCCGGTTCTGTCATTCAGCGTACAGCGAATGGGTCGTCTTTTAAGGCAACACATCCTTACGCAACTGGCGAACGTCCTCTGAGCGATTTTTTTGTTTCTTTTTTAGCATGGATGAGTCGTTTCCCACTTAAACAGCGGTGCGGACGGAACGATTGTGTAAAAGCGGAAGCGGTCGCCTTTGTGTCCGGATTTTCACCGCTAAGGGGAATGAAAAAAATCTGGACACAACAGCGATTGGAACAACGGTCCGTTTGCGGAGCGTCCACCTAAGTGCTCACGTTGGTCCCACTCCGCAATAAAGAGCTGTCCCAAGCAGCCATTTCATGACTTTTGAGACAGCCCCCTTTAACTTAGGATGAATTGCAGCCGGTATTATTCTGCCGGGTTAATTACGAGCGCAGTGTCTTCAGCGCGCCGCTCCAGGCCAAGACCTGATCCAGCATCGCGTTGACGTTGGCAGCATGCAGGTCAGCCGGCTTGAACACCGAGCCGTTCTCGAAGTCGGTGAACAGCGAGAGCAGCGGGTGGACGCGAACATCGGCAACGGACAACTCGCCGAGAATACCGCGCAGATGCTCAGCGGCGCGGGCGCCACCGGCGGAGCCGTAGCTGACAATTCCGGCAGCCTTGTTGTTCCATTCTTCGCGGGCAGAATCCAGTGCGTTCTTCAGTGCCCCGGAGAGACTGTGGTTATATTCTTGGACGATGAATACGAATCCGTCCAGCGTAGCCAGCTTGGCGGCCCAGGCCTGGGCTTCGGCGTAGCTGTCGCTCTCCCCGAGCAGCGGCAGCTTGAAGTCGGCAATATCTACGATTTCGTAATTGGCATCGCCACGGGCGTCAGCAATTCCCTTCACCCATTCGCCTACCTGCGGGCTGACGCGGCCCTGGCGTGTGCTTCCGAGAATAATTCCGATGTTAAGTGTTGTCATTGTAATTCCTCCTCGAATTTTGTTTTCCGTAATTTGTTTTGTTTGATATGTTTTTATTATAGATGATAACTTTAATAAAGCAAGTGAAATTTTGAAACCTAGTTAAATTTTTAGCTAAAAATTAAAGCGGCCCAATCGCAGACCCGAATCTGGGAAGGCAATGGACCGCAATTGGTGTTATGTCTCTAGTTGCAGCTAATGGCGGGCTTCGGCCGATTTCACTTTTCCGGCCAGCCGTTTAACCACATAAGGTATGGTGATGGAAGTCAGGATAACAGTAAAAGCAATCTGTGCTATAGCTGTATCTGCATAAGGAGCATAAGCCGGGTTGAATCCGGCAGCCATCCCGGGCACGACCATCGATAGACCAGCGACTGAACAGGTAGCCGCCGCTGCATACCCCGGGCGTTTTAACAAGTGACGGTCAATCATAACCAGCGGCAGCAGACAAAGCAGGAAAAAGAGTAAGGTTAGCAACAGACCGGATAAGCTCGACCGGAAGGCCAGGCTCAGGTTGATGCTAGACCCGAAGCTGATGCCGAGGAATGGCAATAGGATCACTGTTCCCGGAGCAAACATCTTCTGAAGGTTAGCATCAAGATTGCCAAGTAGTATACCTACGGCAAAAGGGAGCAGCGTGGCCGCCACGCTAAGATAATCAATTCCTGCCCCGCTGGCCGAATTCAGGATCATGACCGGAATGACCGGAACAGCGATCAGGTTCAGAATTCCAAAGGCAGCCTGATCCATCTCATCTCCATAAGAATGCATCAGTGCCAGATATAGCCCCGGATTGCAGCTTGTCATCACGGCGATGAAGGCAATGGCAGAGATGCCGCCGAAGCCCTCTGCGCCGAACCCCTGCACAAAGGCCCAGCCGATCAGCCAGGCGATCAGGATTCTTGCCAGAACATGCACCCCGGCGCGCTTCAGTGTAGCAGGGAGCAGGCGGAGGTCCAACTGCGTCCCGGATACAAACAGGATCAAGCCGATAAGCACCATCGTTCCTCTGGAGGTAAACAGAGCGGTTGTAGGATCACCAATGCCGAACAGCTGCGGAAACACCGTGTTGACGGCGGCTGCCAGAAGCATGGGGACGATGAGCAGACCGCCGGGTATTTTTTGGACAGACCGTAGTATATTCATACTGCCTACAGCTCGGCCCCGTTCGTCCGGATAACATTCTGATACCAATAGAAGGAATCCTTGCGGGTTCTCTTCATCGTCCCGTTGCCGTAGTCATCCTGATCCACATAGATGAACCCGTAACGTTTGCTCATTTCCGAGGTAGAAGAGCTGATCATGTCAATCGGCCCCCACATGGTATAGCCTATCATTTCGACACCATCCTGAATGGCCAGCCCCATCTGTTCGATATGTTTTCTCAAGAATTCTATGCGGTAAGGATCGTTCACAGTACCGTCTTCATTCAAC is part of the Paenibacillus sp. FSL M7-0420 genome and harbors:
- a CDS encoding NADPH-dependent FMN reductase, with the protein product MTTLNIGIILGSTRQGRVSPQVGEWVKGIADARGDANYEIVDIADFKLPLLGESDSYAEAQAWAAKLATLDGFVFIVQEYNHSLSGALKNALDSAREEWNNKAAGIVSYGSAGGARAAEHLRGILGELSVADVRVHPLLSLFTDFENGSVFKPADLHAANVNAMLDQVLAWSGALKTLRS
- a CDS encoding 2-keto-3-deoxygluconate permease; translation: MNILRSVQKIPGGLLIVPMLLAAAVNTVFPQLFGIGDPTTALFTSRGTMVLIGLILFVSGTQLDLRLLPATLKRAGVHVLARILIAWLIGWAFVQGFGAEGFGGISAIAFIAVMTSCNPGLYLALMHSYGDEMDQAAFGILNLIAVPVIPVMILNSASGAGIDYLSVAATLLPFAVGILLGNLDANLQKMFAPGTVILLPFLGISFGSSINLSLAFRSSLSGLLLTLLFFLLCLLPLVMIDRHLLKRPGYAAAATCSVAGLSMVVPGMAAGFNPAYAPYADTAIAQIAFTVILTSITIPYVVKRLAGKVKSAEARH